Below is a window of Candidatus Krumholzibacteriia bacterium DNA.
CGGAGCACGCTGCCCCACCAGATCGAGGCGTCGTCCTCGATCACGACGTCGCCGATCAGCACCACGTCGTCGGCCAGGTACACATTGCGACCGATCCGGGGAACCATGCCCTTGTAGGGCAGCAGGATGGCCACGCTCAGTCCTCCTTCTCGTCGTCTTCGTCGTCTTCGTCGGCTTCGTCGGCCGGCTCCTCGCCCGCTCCCGCCTCGCCTCGCTCGACCTGGCGCATGAGTTCCTCGAGCGAGTCGTGGACCGCGCCCTCGGGCTCGGCTTCGGCGGCTGCACTCTCCGGAGGCGGCGCCTCCTGGATCTCGATCAGGTGGTCCTGCTGACTCTCGAGCAGTGCCTGCGTGAGATAGATGGGACACTTCACCCGTACCGCGAGGGCGATCGAATCGCTCGGCCGCGCGTCGATCGACAGGATCTCCTGGTCGCGCTCGAGGAAGATCCGAGCGAAGAAGGTGCTGTCCTCGATCGTGGTGATCACCACGCGGGCCACCACCGCCCCGAGGCCGTGGATCACGTGTTGCAGCAGATCGTGCGTCAGCGGGCGTTCGAAGACCTGGTTGCGCAGCGCCATGTTGATCGAACTGGCCTCGGCAGGACCGATCCAGATCGGTAGATAGCGTGTCACGCCCGGGATCTTGAGCAGCAGGATGTGACTGCCCGGGTTCTTGGGGTCGGGCAGCAGACCGCCGACCTTGACCTCGACCATCTCGTTCAAACCGCGATCACTCCACCGTGAAGGCAAGGGTCTCGAGAACGGCTCCGCCAGCGGTCATGATCTTGACCTCCCAGGAGCCGGTCCAGGACGGCAGCAGGCGTTTGCTGCTCCACGTACGCCAACGATCGGCCCCGATGTCGAGTTCCACGCGGGCGCGGGTGGTGCCCTCGTGGATCCAGACGTGGACGATGGTCTCGTCTTCGGCACCGCGGACGTCGGTGAAGCAGAACAGTCG
It encodes the following:
- a CDS encoding bifunctional nuclease family protein, which translates into the protein MVEVKVGGLLPDPKNPGSHILLLKIPGVTRYLPIWIGPAEASSINMALRNQVFERPLTHDLLQHVIHGLGAVVARVVITTIEDSTFFARIFLERDQEILSIDARPSDSIALAVRVKCPIYLTQALLESQQDHLIEIQEAPPPESAAAEAEPEGAVHDSLEELMRQVERGEAGAGEEPADEADEDDEDDEKED
- a CDS encoding DUF2914 domain-containing protein — its product is MRPALRTLTLSVLISLALLPRPLGAQEASGDGPRLAEAAVCLSVEERAPVGADDTFPAGTERLFCFTDVRGAEDETIVHVWIHEGTTRARVELDIGADRWRTWSSKRLLPSWTGSWEVKIMTAGGAVLETLAFTVE